In Deefgea piscis, the genomic window AAGTAATCGCCGCAAAAGCACCTTGAAACGCAATATAAATCAGCTCAGAAATACCAATGCCTTTATTAAAAGTGGCGGCAATTGAATCTGGCGTCACCCCATTAAGCAGTATTTTTGACGTAGAGCCAAAAAAGGCATTGCCCTCGGTGAACGCCAAGCTATAGCCATAAATCACCCACAGCACGCTGATCAAGCTAAAGATACTAAATACTTGCATCAGCACCGACAGCATATTTTTGCTGCGCACCAAGCCACCATAAAACAGCGCCAAGCCTGGAATCGACATCAAAATCACTAAGGCCGTAGCCACAAACAACCAACTGTTATCGCCTTTATTCACCGTCATCACCGGCGCGGCAATCGCGGCAGCGGTGGTTTGAACGCTCACAGCCACGTCGACCACCGCCTCCATTGTTGCAGAGGCGGTACTGGCCGTGATCGCGTCAGCGGCAAAACTGGGGGCCGCCACCCACATGGCGGAAAACAAAGCTAAAGATGCGAGTATTTTTTTCATTTTCATGCGCTCCAGATCAAATCTATCGTGATGTATCGCTAGCGAATTATGATTTTTTGTTGATATCGATGGCGATCAGCTCAATTTAAATTGCGGCGTCACCTGTTTCACTGGTACGAATTCGCACCACGTGCATCAAGTCAAAGACAAAAATTTTGCCATCGCCGATTTTTCCGGTGTGAGCGGCCTTTTCAATCGCCTCGATTGTTTGCTCGAGCAATTCGTCGGCAATCGCGATTTCTACTTTGACCTTAGGTAAAAAATCGACCACATATTCAGCACCGCGATATAACTCGGTATGTCCTTTTTGGCGACCGAAACCTTTTACCTCAGTCACAGTCAAACCCTGAACACCGATTGCTGAAAGGCCTTCACGAACTTCATCAAGCTTAAAAGGCTTGATAATTGCGCTTACAAATTTCATGGTGTAACTCCTTATACAAACGGTCAGATTGATGAGGGAATTGTTAGCATGAAGCGTGCCAGCCCAGTTCAGCGCTGTTTATCATTGATTTAAATTCGTCAGGCCCCAAGTTAGCACTGTTGCAGCGCAATATTTAAATCAAACGTGCTACGCGCTGCTCCGTCTTGGTGCATGTAAATCAAACTGTTGTGAATTTGAATCTGCTAAACTGGATTCAACCATTGCCAATAACTGGAGAAAGTCATGTTAAAAGACAAATTTTTCGATGAAATCAGCAATAAAATCTCGGAAGCCATCGCCGCTAGCCCAGCGAAAGATATTGAAAAAAACGTGCGCGCCATGATGGGTTCGGCATTTAACAAAATGGATTTAGTTACGCGTGAAGAGTTTGAAATCCAACAAGAAGTACTCGCCCGCACGCGCGAAACGCTGACCCAAATGGAAGCACGCGTTGCAGATCTTGAAATGCGGCTGCAAACCAACAACCCGCAAGACGGCATATAAAACTGACACGCCTGTAATATATGCAACAAATCAATAAGAAACCGAGCCATGTGCTCGGTTTTTTTGTACCATGAAAAAAACAACGACAAAAAGAGATCGTCATGTCTGCCGCCGATACCCGACTCAATCCAGAACCTTGTGCCTCTAGTTTCTATTTAAGCTACGCCAGCATTCTCGATCTCGACCGTTTAGCTCCCTTATTTAATGCCTATCGTCAGTTTCATGGTTGCCCAGATAATGAGACAGAAGCACGCGCTTTTTTGGCTGAACGACTAGCGACTGGGGATTCCAAAATTTATTTAGCGCGCAATAGTGCCGGCGAAACCCTCGCCTTTGCGCAAGTCTTTGCCTGCTTTTCATCGATTGCTTTGTGTCGTAGCTGGGTGCTCAATGATTTGTATGTGCAACCAGCTTATCGCGGTCAGCACGTGGGCGAAGCCTTATTAGCTCAAGTTGAAAAAGAAGCGCAAGCGGCCGGAATCGGCATGCTGATGATGGAAACAGGCCCCGAAAACGTGCGTGCCCACCGCATTTATCAAAAAATGGGCTACGCCCGCGAAATGGGTTATTTGCATTTTGTTCGTCGACTTAACGAATAACGATCAAGCATGGGCGCTGTTAGCGCAAGGTGCGGCATGCTACACGTCAAAAATACTGAGCAAAGTCATTGCTCAATCAGATAGACATTTAATTTTAATCTTCGGCAGGCAAAATACTCAGATTGCTAATTATCCATCTTAGGTTTTGCGCGTGGCTCAAGAAGTGCTGAATTTTATTGATCAAGAAATTGCCGCCGGATGCGGTTTGCTAGAAGCCATGCAAGCGGCTGAGCGAGAATTCAATTTGAGTTCGCAACAGGTGTATCGCCTGCTACCTTATTTTGATCGCCGCATGTATTAATATACATAGGTATGTGTATGGGGGCGAAGCGGGCCGATAAGCCGGGTCCTGTCCAGATGTTGCCATCCGTGACCATCATTCCTCTAGGCGCACCATTACTGATGCGCTCAAGCAACCTACCCGTAGACTCAGCGAGCAGCTTCAACGCCTACTGCTTGGTCTTGCTCCGAATGGGGTTTACCCTGCCAGCGACTGTTACCAGCGCCGCGGTGCGCTCTTACCGACCCCTTTACGGGGCTCCTCTGACGAGGACACCTTTTCACCCTTACCGATGACTCAATCCCAATCGCTTCAATCGATTGTTCAACTTGGGCCACTGGCGGTTCAGCTCTCTGTTGCACTTTCCGTCGGCTCACGCCGCCTGGTCGTTAACCAGCATTCTGCTCTATGGAGCCCGGACTTTCCTCCCCCGCCAGCATTACACTGGCAGCAGCGATGGTCTGTCCCGCTTCGCGGTGGCGATTATCACCGCTATACCGACTCAGGGCAAGTAAAGATCACCCAAGCCGCCTAAGCGGCGTTGTTCGCCTTAACGCCATTCCACCAATGAAACGCCAATGGCTGCGCCACTATTGTGAAAATTATAGTTTTGCAATGAATCACCCCAGCCATTAAAGGCCTGCACATAACCATGCAATTTACCGGTAATCGGGAAGGCCCATTCCAGCTGAATATTCGATCGATTTGGCGTAGCGCCGCCAAATTTCAAATTATTACGCCACGTGAGTGAAAACACATGGTTCTGCCACGGATAAACCACCACCGTTTCGACTCGCCCGACGTAATCGCTAATATCTGGATTATTGTCGGTACTGGCCGGCTCAGGCACGCGCCACCATGGTTTAATCAGCACCGATACATCGCCCGAAGTCAGGCCAAAACTGGCATATAAGCGATTCCACGAGCGCGATAGTGGATTGGTTTGACCATTGGATTGATGCATTGCGCCCAAATTAATCATGCGTAATTTGAGCCATTCTGGCCCAGCTTGTACCGGGAAAGTCGCCCACAATTCGGGCTGATAATCGGTTTCTCTAAACGGTGAAGAATTCTGGCTATCGTAAGCCTGCCAGTAACTTTGCTGAGTGTATGCGCCCCATAGATCAACGTTAGAGCCAAAAGCGTCTTGCACCAATTTGGTTTTGAAAGAGAGCTGAAACTTGGTTTCTACCTTGCCATAATCTTGATCGCCACGATGCGAGCAATTGAGTGGATTCGGTGAGCAAGGATCGTTATTAACTTTTTTACGCCAAGACACCGGCAAGATATACACCGGCTGGTATGGCTTAATATTAAAAACGCCGTCTTTGTCTTGCGCTGCTAACTCCCAGCGCTGAGAAAACGTTTCTGCCGTGGCCGCTGCCTGATCGGATGTCGTGATCGTTGCCGTTGCCGGAACCGGAACGACCGTGGCAGCAATCGGCTCAACTACGCTGGGCTGCTGCGACGGCTGTTTTGCCAATTGGTCATAACAAGCAAGACGATTTTGATTGTCTGCAATCTGTTGGCAAGCCGCCAAATCAGTCGCTTGCGCCGAGGTCGCTGCCAGTAAGGCCGCCAAACCTAAGATTGCTTTCATCTTTTCACCTTAAAGCCCTCAGCAAACAAGGGTGTGTTGATTGTGCAAAAATCATAACATCGAGCGCTTTGCAACGCGCAGCTACGCTGCAAAGCGTTCAGATTTCGCCACAAACTCAAACCAATTATTCGGCCACCCCTGCCGAATCATGCGTTTTAATCGGTAAACCCGTGGCTTGCGACAAAGCCTCTGCGAGCGCCTGCGCTTTGGCGATATTGCTGGCCGTGGCTGAAAAATTAGCAAAGGCAAACCGCTCGCCTTCGCCCTCTGCGCCCGAGAGAATCACCCACACCGTGTCTTTACGAAATAAATTAGGGTCTTGCTCGAAATGAATTTCGCTAAAAGCACTTAAGGGCGTCGTTTTTTTCCACAGCACCAGCAGGCCAAATAGGCAAAAACGGCGTTCAAGCTGCCCGTTTTCAAAGCGCTGCTCGCTAGGCAGCGCCCAAAACAGCACAATCCCAGCCAAAATCGAGTAATAAAACAGGCCAAAAAAGTGATTTTCAAACTGTGTTGACTCAATCAATGGCAGCCCCCAAACACCCGCGGCACACAATGCCGCGCCGGTGATCCACCACGCAGGCGCGCTCACGCCACGCTGAACAACAGTTGCGTTGCCCATTACACCAGCTTCCATTGCACCAACTCACCGGCGCGCAATGGCACGACAACGCTATCGGCAAAAGCGTATTCAGTCGGCACCACCCAGCTTTCTTTACGCAAGGTCACGGTTTCAGTGCTGACTGGCAAGCCATAAAAAGCGGGGCCATTCTGGCTGGCAAACGCTTCCAAACGATCGAGCTTACCGGCTAAATCAAACACTTCGGCATACAGTGGCAACGCCGCGTGCGCGGTATACATGCCGGCACAACCACAAGCGGTTTCTTTCGCGCCTTTGGCATGCGGTGCGCTGTCGGTACCCAAAAAGAATTTATGGTTGTCATCGGCCGTTACCGCTTTAACCAAGGCTTGGCGATGAATTTCACGCTTTAAAATCGGCAAGCAATACAGATGTGGGCGAATGCCACCAACCAGCATGGCGTTTCGATTCATCAATAAATGATGCGCCGTCACGGTTGCGGCTACGTTGTCTGGCGCGCTCGCCACAAAGTCAGCAGCGTCTTTGGTGGTGATGTGCTCAAAAACGACTTTGAGATTCGGGAATTTGGCCAATAGCGGCTGCATAATCCGATCGATAAACACTGCTTCACGATCAAAAATATCGATTTCACTATCGACCACTTCGCCATGCACCAAAAACGGTAGGCCCAGTTCGGCCATTTTTTCAATCGCCGGCAACACCTTATTCACGTCGGTACAACCGGCATCCGAATTGGTTGTCGCGCCAGCCGGGTAGAGCTTAACGCCATGCACAAAGCCGCTGGCTTTAGCGGCGACAATATCGTCTGCCGTGGTGTTATCGGTTAAATATAAAGTCATCAAAGGCTGAAAAGATTGCCCTGCTGGCACCGCAGCCAAAATGCGCTGGCGATACTCGCCAGCCAAAGCCACATTAGTCACCGGCGGCTTTAAGTTGGGCATCACAATAGCGCGGCCAAATTCACGCACGGTATGCGGCAAAACGCTCGCCAAACCCGCGCCATCACGCAGGTGTAAATGCCAATCATCAGGACGAGCGATAGTAATGGTTTGCGTCATATTTTTTCCTTTTAATAGTCAATGTCAGCCACCGCAGGATTGATCCAATCCAGCGGCAGCGAGCGATACGGCAAGGTATTTGCAGGCCACCCTTTATTGATAAGGGCTGCAATCAAATACCTACGTTATTCATCTAAATTGGGGTAATTCAACATCGCTCGAACTCGGTTTGAGCGGATGCCTCGCCAGATAACGTCAGCAATGGCTGCTTTTTAATCCGAACGTTTTTTAATCAAAAACAAAAATCGGGTTTCTTCTTGCCATTGCTCGAGCAATTCATTACCGGTTTGCCGACAAAATGCGGCGAAATCGGTTGGCGTGGCTGGATCGGTGCAGGTCACTTGAACAATCTCTCCACCCGCCAAGGTGGCCAGCGCTTTTTTGGTGCGCAATATCGGTAGTGGGCAATTGAGTCCCGATAAATCAATCGTTAATTGCGGGTGAATGCGAGCAGTCATGAGCGCAGATCCAAGCGAACAAAACGCCATTGTACCGAAGTCAATCCTACCTGTTGCAATCAATCCCAGCTCAAGCTTGGTCAAATTTGCTGCGCTTAAGTTTCACTTCATACAAAGCGGTTTAAATAGCGTCATCAAATCAAAACCTCTTTGGAAAACACATTATGAAACTCATGACTTTCTTCACCGCTGCCACTCTTGCCGCTTCAACA contains:
- the glnK gene encoding P-II family nitrogen regulator, with protein sequence MKFVSAIIKPFKLDEVREGLSAIGVQGLTVTEVKGFGRQKGHTELYRGAEYVVDFLPKVKVEIAIADELLEQTIEAIEKAAHTGKIGDGKIFVFDLMHVVRIRTSETGDAAI
- a CDS encoding accessory factor UbiK family protein: MLKDKFFDEISNKISEAIAASPAKDIEKNVRAMMGSAFNKMDLVTREEFEIQQEVLARTRETLTQMEARVADLEMRLQTNNPQDGI
- a CDS encoding GNAT family N-acetyltransferase, yielding MSAADTRLNPEPCASSFYLSYASILDLDRLAPLFNAYRQFHGCPDNETEARAFLAERLATGDSKIYLARNSAGETLAFAQVFACFSSIALCRSWVLNDLYVQPAYRGQHVGEALLAQVEKEAQAAGIGMLMMETGPENVRAHRIYQKMGYAREMGYLHFVRRLNE
- a CDS encoding phospholipase A, with protein sequence MKAILGLAALLAATSAQATDLAACQQIADNQNRLACYDQLAKQPSQQPSVVEPIAATVVPVPATATITTSDQAAATAETFSQRWELAAQDKDGVFNIKPYQPVYILPVSWRKKVNNDPCSPNPLNCSHRGDQDYGKVETKFQLSFKTKLVQDAFGSNVDLWGAYTQQSYWQAYDSQNSSPFRETDYQPELWATFPVQAGPEWLKLRMINLGAMHQSNGQTNPLSRSWNRLYASFGLTSGDVSVLIKPWWRVPEPASTDNNPDISDYVGRVETVVVYPWQNHVFSLTWRNNLKFGGATPNRSNIQLEWAFPITGKLHGYVQAFNGWGDSLQNYNFHNSGAAIGVSLVEWR
- the pyrC gene encoding dihydroorotase gives rise to the protein MTQTITIARPDDWHLHLRDGAGLASVLPHTVREFGRAIVMPNLKPPVTNVALAGEYRQRILAAVPAGQSFQPLMTLYLTDNTTADDIVAAKASGFVHGVKLYPAGATTNSDAGCTDVNKVLPAIEKMAELGLPFLVHGEVVDSEIDIFDREAVFIDRIMQPLLAKFPNLKVVFEHITTKDAADFVASAPDNVAATVTAHHLLMNRNAMLVGGIRPHLYCLPILKREIHRQALVKAVTADDNHKFFLGTDSAPHAKGAKETACGCAGMYTAHAALPLYAEVFDLAGKLDRLEAFASQNGPAFYGLPVSTETVTLRKESWVVPTEYAFADSVVVPLRAGELVQWKLV
- a CDS encoding sulfurtransferase TusA family protein, translated to MTARIHPQLTIDLSGLNCPLPILRTKKALATLAGGEIVQVTCTDPATPTDFAAFCRQTGNELLEQWQEETRFLFLIKKRSD